GTCTCGCTTTCGCGATCCTGTCGTCGATGAGGGTGCTGTTCGGCGATCTGTTCAAGGACCTGAAGGAGATTCTCTTCGTGGGCCCGCTGGTCGCGACCACGGCGGGAATCGCCCTGCACCGTCTCGCGGACGGCGGCCGCTTCGGGAAAGTAGCCTGCGCCTGCGTTGCCGCGGGACTCATCGCTTTCGGGTGCTCGAGGTTTGGCGATTACTTCAGCGCCTACGCGTCGCTCGCGGGAGCCGACTGAAGATTCGAGGTGAGACGACGGGCTAGCTCTGCTCGGCCCTCGGCTGGTAGTTCGAGAACTTCAATCTCGAGCTCATCCTTCCGTTTCGCCATACGCCTTCCCCACTCGAATGCTGTCTTTAATTTACGCTGTCGTGGAATTGAAGCACTCATTACTAGGACGTGTTGCGCCGCCGCAAACGATAGTGGAGGCGCAGAAAAATCAACCCCCAGATTCTGAGCGTATGGTCCGCCCGAGCTTCCCCATCTTCGCACTCGTACACACGAATACTCTCCTGCATAGTCCGGACGTATCGTGCCCAGATGGTTTTGTCGTTCCCATAGACAACGAAGTAGAAGCCGGGAAAGCCGAACGAATCGCCTTGGGAAATTAGCGAAAGCGATCCATCCGGATGCGCTTCGGGACGCATGATGACGAGCGCGTTTCCGTTGGGGAGTGGGAATACGACTTTCAGGCAAACGCCGTCGTACCCAGGGACCCGGCACGGAGTGTAACTGCCGGCGTAGAGAACGTCCCGAGTACCTACCATGTGTCGGATCCACACCGAATACTTACGTAGGCCTGACCCGGGCTCCACGAGATGCCAAACCTCGTTTGTAACTCCTCGACTCGTGTCAAGACCTGATAGCGGCACATTAAGCTGCTGAAGTCGGCGACTGAACAGAACCCTTAAGAGTCCCCCAAAAGGACGAAACGCCCCGCACCACTGGGACCACGCTTCGAGCTCGAACAACGAAGTCTGCTCGTAGAACGCGGCGACTCCCTTACTAACCTGACTAGGATCGAACGATTCGCTCCGGAGAACACCAAAGTCCGGGATAATTCCAAGCGTTTGGTCTCCCGTCCGGATATGAAGCCTCTCTCGGCGGGCCAGCTCCTCGAAGAAACCGGCGCCTATGCCCCGGGTGGGACCAACCGGACCCTCGAGCCATGGATATTCTTGAACGTGTAGCTTCCTGCCGGTCGCTCGCACCCAGAGCTGCGTAGACCAGTCGGTAAGATAGCCTCGCCTTTCACCAAGCCAAATCATTCCGGTCTAAACCTGCGAAGTCCGCGCGTCCAAGAACGGCGGCGGACTTTCTCAGCTTCATCCCCTGGTTATCCGGTTCTCGCATTGGCGCTCAAGCGGTGAGCGCCTCAGCGACAGCCTCCGGGTTCTCTGCGGCCACCTTTAGTAGTGCGCGAGCTGGCCCGTCTGGCTGCCGTCGTCCCTGCTCCCAATTCTGCAGCGTTGAAACACTGACGCCGATCATCAACGCAAACTCCGACTGTGAAACGCCGATCTTCTCTCGAATCGCCTTGATGTCGGCAGGCCTAAACCGAAACACCCGCGAGGGCCTCGACTTTCCCCGCTTAATCTTGCCGGCCTGCTTGATGCTTGCAACGAGCTTGTCGAAATCCTTCTTCTTCACTT
This Vicinamibacteria bacterium DNA region includes the following protein-coding sequences:
- the nadS gene encoding NadS family protein yields the protein MKKKDFDKLVASIKQAGKIKRGKSRPSRVFRFRPADIKAIREKIGVSQSEFALMIGVSVSTLQNWEQGRRQPDGPARALLKVAAENPEAVAEALTA